One window of Candidatus Acidiferrales bacterium genomic DNA carries:
- a CDS encoding sugar phosphate nucleotidyltransferase translates to MRALIPVAGVGTRLRPHTYSLPKVLLNVGGKPIVGHIVDKLCDIGIKEISVVVGYMGDMVQEYLTKNFKANFKFFFQEERLGLGHAAHVALSGDSSDEPLLIILGDTVFDVDLKPLLQSEYSSIGVKKVDDPRRFGVVETADGSVRKLIEKPDRPTSNLAVVGLYFIKSPRKLTDALDEVIGKNIKTKGEYQLTDALQIMLDRGERITFFEIDGWYDCGKPETLLETNRHLLKKTKHFKRRDDVVIIPPVYIADSAKIENSVIGPNATIDLGVTIKDSLIRDSIIGAGASIQNSLLEGSIVGQNAQLKGSFKRVNAGDSTEIDFL, encoded by the coding sequence ATGAGAGCATTAATACCGGTCGCTGGCGTGGGAACCCGTCTGCGTCCTCATACATACTCGCTGCCAAAAGTCTTATTGAACGTTGGGGGCAAACCGATCGTCGGGCATATCGTCGATAAACTCTGCGATATCGGGATAAAAGAGATATCCGTCGTGGTAGGATACATGGGCGACATGGTGCAGGAGTATCTTACGAAAAATTTCAAGGCGAACTTCAAATTCTTCTTTCAGGAAGAACGGCTCGGACTTGGACATGCAGCGCACGTTGCACTGTCCGGAGATTCCAGCGATGAACCGCTCCTGATTATCCTGGGAGATACTGTTTTTGATGTCGACCTGAAGCCGCTCCTGCAAAGCGAGTATTCGAGCATCGGCGTGAAAAAAGTCGACGATCCGAGACGGTTTGGTGTGGTGGAAACGGCCGACGGATCGGTCAGGAAGCTGATCGAGAAGCCGGACCGGCCGACCTCAAATCTTGCAGTCGTCGGGTTGTATTTTATAAAGTCGCCGCGGAAGCTTACTGATGCGCTCGACGAGGTCATCGGAAAAAATATAAAAACGAAAGGCGAGTACCAGCTTACCGATGCTTTGCAGATCATGCTGGATCGCGGTGAGCGAATAACTTTCTTCGAGATCGATGGATGGTATGATTGCGGGAAGCCTGAGACCTTGCTTGAAACCAACAGACATTTATTAAAGAAGACCAAGCATTTCAAAAGGCGCGATGACGTAGTGATTATTCCGCCTGTTTACATCGCAGACTCGGCTAAGATTGAAAACTCGGTGATCGGTCCTAACGCCACAATAGATCTGGGAGTGACAATAAAAGACTCGCTGATTCGTGATTCCATAATAGGAGCCGGCGCTTCGATACAAAACTCGCTTCTCGAAGGGTCGATTGTCGGGCAGAACGCGCAGCTTAAAGGGAGTTTCAAACGCGTTAATGCCGGCGATTCGACTGAAATTGATTTCCTATAA
- a CDS encoding cystathionine beta-synthase, with protein MWYNSIVEIIGNTPMLRLTRIAAGIKPILLAKLEYLNPGGSVKDRIGMMMIEDAERRGLLKPGGTIIEGTSGNTGMGLALAASMKGYRCIFTMPDKMSQEKIDLLRAFGAEVIVTPTAVEPDDPRSYHSIAYRLNREIPNSFFPNQYDNPSNPQAHYETTGPEIWNQSEGRITHFICGIGTGGTIVGAAKYLKEKNPDIKVIGVDPEGSIYAEYFRNRHLWDRTAKLPDSHPYKVEGIGQDSMPKIMDFKNIDDVITVSDKESFLTARQLAKREGVFAGGSSGSAIHVALKIAAGLTEKDMIVVIIPDHGTRYLSKLYNDTWMKDNQYLEPRFKLTASDVTYGRKGKRPLISVGVEATLVQATNLMEQNNISQLPVIEDGRIIGSLTENKVLSILVSNPALREHKVKEFLDKPFPVVEERVSIEKIYKMLDKETAAVVVKHEDNSLDIITKSDLIYALTENSTDTEE; from the coding sequence ATGTGGTACAACTCAATCGTTGAAATCATAGGCAACACACCGATGCTCAGGCTGACACGGATCGCCGCGGGAATCAAACCCATTCTGCTGGCAAAGCTCGAATATCTCAACCCTGGGGGGTCAGTCAAAGATCGGATCGGCATGATGATGATCGAAGACGCAGAGCGCCGCGGACTCTTGAAACCCGGTGGAACCATTATCGAGGGTACTTCGGGAAACACCGGAATGGGATTGGCGCTGGCGGCATCGATGAAAGGATACAGGTGCATCTTCACCATGCCGGACAAGATGAGCCAGGAAAAAATTGATTTGCTCCGTGCCTTCGGCGCCGAAGTCATCGTCACACCTACTGCCGTCGAACCCGATGATCCGCGGAGTTACCATTCCATAGCGTACCGGTTGAACCGTGAAATCCCAAATTCGTTTTTCCCGAACCAATATGATAACCCGAGCAATCCGCAGGCACACTATGAGACAACCGGTCCGGAAATCTGGAACCAATCTGAAGGCAGGATCACACACTTCATTTGCGGCATCGGAACCGGCGGAACAATTGTAGGAGCAGCAAAATATCTGAAAGAAAAAAATCCGGACATCAAAGTCATCGGAGTTGACCCTGAAGGAAGCATCTACGCCGAATACTTTCGAAATCGACACCTCTGGGACAGGACGGCAAAGCTTCCCGATAGTCATCCCTACAAAGTAGAAGGAATCGGACAGGATTCCATGCCAAAGATAATGGACTTCAAGAACATCGACGACGTCATAACGGTTTCCGATAAAGAGTCGTTCTTGACGGCCAGGCAGCTTGCAAAAAGAGAGGGCGTGTTTGCCGGCGGATCATCGGGATCTGCAATTCACGTGGCTTTGAAAATTGCCGCCGGGCTTACCGAAAAAGACATGATCGTCGTGATTATCCCGGATCATGGTACAAGATATTTGTCTAAACTGTACAACGACACCTGGATGAAAGACAACCAATACCTGGAACCCAGGTTCAAACTGACTGCCAGCGATGTCACCTACGGGAGAAAAGGAAAGCGGCCGTTGATCAGCGTAGGCGTGGAGGCGACGCTGGTGCAAGCGACGAACTTGATGGAACAGAACAACATTTCGCAGCTCCCCGTGATTGAAGATGGAAGGATAATCGGAAGTCTTACGGAAAATAAGGTGCTGTCGATTCTCGTCTCTAATCCGGCTTTGCGGGAACACAAAGTGAAGGAATTCCTGGACAAGCCATTCCCTGTCGTTGAGGAGAGAGTTTCCATAGAAAAGATCTACAAGATGCTCGATAAGGAGACAGCAGCGGTGGTCGTCAAGCATGAAGACAATTCGCTCGACATTATTACAAAGTCGGATCTCATATACGCACTTACTGAAAACTCGACCGACACAGAAGAATGA
- a CDS encoding RNA methyltransferase — MRVTKIDFLDLPELEPYRTMRRTLEHRAIGIFVAEGEKVVCRLIESDLELVSILLTQEWLDQYRDILSSRLAEEGVFVAEKVQLEQIVGYGLHQGIMAIGRVPRSLNIFEFLEKCPKPRLFVAVDGIANSENMGVIVRNCAAFGVQALVVGETSCDPYLRRSVRNSMGTIFNLPIVNVDRLSETMKKLSEGVRSEHEKSSIRIIAADPKHDSSEISGVDLTEDICLVFGSEGEGISGEVLENCSVRMKIPMHHDVDSINVGSSVGVILYEAVRQRGKPKPRI, encoded by the coding sequence ATGCGGGTAACGAAGATAGATTTCCTGGATCTGCCGGAGCTTGAACCCTACCGGACAATGCGCCGCACTTTAGAACACCGTGCGATAGGAATATTCGTGGCCGAAGGCGAGAAGGTCGTTTGTCGTCTCATCGAGAGTGATCTGGAACTCGTTTCGATTTTGCTAACGCAAGAGTGGCTCGATCAGTATCGGGATATTCTTTCAAGTCGTCTTGCCGAGGAAGGTGTTTTTGTTGCGGAGAAAGTTCAGCTTGAACAAATTGTCGGGTACGGATTACATCAGGGAATCATGGCGATAGGAAGGGTCCCGCGATCATTGAATATTTTTGAGTTTTTAGAAAAATGTCCGAAACCTAGATTGTTTGTTGCTGTCGACGGAATAGCAAACTCTGAAAACATGGGAGTGATTGTCAGGAACTGTGCTGCGTTCGGCGTACAAGCTTTGGTTGTGGGTGAAACTTCCTGTGACCCGTATCTTAGACGCTCGGTCAGAAATTCTATGGGGACGATTTTCAACCTGCCCATTGTCAACGTCGACAGGTTGTCAGAAACAATGAAGAAATTATCTGAAGGGGTTCGCTCGGAACATGAAAAATCTTCAATCCGGATAATTGCGGCCGACCCGAAACATGATTCCAGTGAAATCTCAGGAGTCGATTTGACAGAGGATATTTGTTTGGTTTTCGGCAGCGAAGGTGAAGGAATTTCGGGAGAGGTTTTGGAGAATTGCAGCGTTCGAATGAAGATTCCGATGCACCATGATGTAGACTCCATCAACGTGGGAAGCTCTGTAGGCGTTATTCTTTATGAAGCTGTTCGTCAAAGAGGAAAACCAAAGCCCCGGATCTAG
- a CDS encoding HypC/HybG/HupF family hydrogenase formation chaperone: protein MCLGVPGKITKIVDNETGLKMGTVNFGGVSKEVCLAYVLEAKVGDYVVVHVGFAISIVDEMEAKQVFDYLDQIDELSDRMPSEKDLGEQEQAR from the coding sequence ATGTGTCTTGGTGTGCCTGGAAAAATCACGAAGATCGTCGATAACGAAACCGGATTGAAGATGGGAACGGTGAACTTCGGCGGTGTGTCAAAGGAAGTATGTCTTGCTTATGTGCTCGAAGCAAAAGTCGGCGACTATGTGGTCGTTCATGTCGGATTTGCGATCAGCATCGTGGATGAGATGGAGGCGAAACAGGTTTTTGATTATCTAGATCAAATTGATGAGCTATCCGACCGGATGCCATCGGAAAAAGATCTTGGCGAGCAAGAGCAGGCGCGATAA
- the hypA gene encoding hydrogenase maturation nickel metallochaperone HypA: MHELSIAGNILEIVNENTDGGSEVKSIKVKIGRLAGVIPDSLEFCFSAITKDTPLEKAKLEIENVEVVVHCNSCGAAFAVEDFFFQCQNCGSPDVKVISGNELQVVEVEINDGADKPT; encoded by the coding sequence ATGCACGAACTCTCGATAGCCGGAAATATTTTGGAAATAGTGAATGAAAATACCGATGGAGGTTCTGAGGTTAAAAGTATAAAAGTGAAGATAGGCAGGCTTGCTGGTGTCATACCCGATTCTCTTGAGTTTTGTTTCAGTGCCATCACGAAGGACACGCCTCTTGAAAAAGCAAAACTAGAAATTGAAAACGTTGAAGTAGTTGTACACTGTAATAGTTGTGGAGCTGCTTTTGCAGTTGAGGATTTTTTCTTCCAGTGCCAGAATTGCGGAAGTCCCGATGTGAAAGTTATTTCGGGAAATGAATTGCAGGTCGTCGAAGTCGAAATAAATGATGGAGCTGATAAGCCAACGTGA
- the metK gene encoding methionine adenosyltransferase: MYRLFTSESVTEGHPDKVCDQISDAVLDAHLAIEPNSRVACETYVTTGLVVIGGEVTTSEMARSKIDPASIARRVICKIGYNDSKLKFDSESCGIINVMHSQSADISRGVVTGGAGDQGMMFGYACDQTEEYMPLPIALAHRLTRRLAEVRRMPKSPMPYLRPDGKSQVTVAYHDNGKITVETVVVSTQHDPEPDGTSEKRWQDKIDDDVKKHIIRAVIPEKFLTKETKYYINPTGRFEIGGPHGDTGLTGRKIIVDTYGGYAPHGGGAFSGKDPSKVDRSAAYAARYLAKNIVGAGLAGECMIQFAYAIGVAEPVSVLVDTKGTGKNIPDDELAKVIRRVMDLTPGGITKHLNLRRPIFEKTAAYGHFGRDDKDFTWEKLDLVKALQKEVK; the protein is encoded by the coding sequence ATGTATAGACTATTTACTTCAGAGTCTGTCACCGAAGGACACCCTGACAAAGTTTGTGACCAGATATCCGATGCCGTACTCGATGCGCACTTAGCTATCGAACCGAATTCCAGAGTTGCTTGCGAAACTTACGTCACCACCGGGCTGGTGGTAATCGGCGGAGAAGTGACCACCAGCGAAATGGCCAGATCAAAGATCGATCCTGCGTCGATCGCCCGCAGGGTGATCTGCAAGATCGGCTATAATGACAGCAAACTCAAATTCGATTCGGAGTCGTGCGGAATAATAAATGTAATGCACTCGCAGTCTGCCGACATCAGCAGGGGCGTTGTCACGGGCGGTGCAGGCGATCAGGGAATGATGTTCGGCTATGCTTGTGATCAAACCGAAGAATATATGCCCCTGCCAATCGCGCTGGCTCACAGGTTGACCCGTCGTCTTGCAGAAGTGAGACGAATGCCGAAATCGCCTATGCCATATTTGCGCCCGGATGGAAAAAGTCAGGTGACCGTTGCATACCATGACAACGGGAAAATAACGGTCGAGACGGTTGTCGTCTCGACACAGCATGATCCCGAGCCTGACGGCACGAGTGAAAAAAGATGGCAGGACAAGATCGATGACGACGTCAAGAAGCATATCATCAGGGCGGTAATACCGGAAAAATTCCTGACGAAGGAGACTAAATATTATATCAATCCAACGGGAAGATTCGAGATTGGCGGACCGCATGGTGACACGGGACTTACCGGGAGAAAAATAATCGTGGATACTTACGGCGGGTACGCTCCGCACGGGGGCGGCGCTTTTTCAGGAAAGGATCCGTCAAAGGTTGACAGGAGTGCAGCTTACGCCGCGAGGTATTTGGCAAAGAATATCGTCGGCGCCGGGCTTGCAGGAGAGTGCATGATTCAGTTTGCCTACGCCATCGGAGTTGCCGAGCCGGTTTCCGTTTTGGTCGATACGAAGGGCACGGGGAAAAATATTCCGGATGATGAATTAGCAAAAGTCATTAGGAGAGTCATGGATTTGACCCCGGGTGGAATCACAAAGCATCTCAACTTGCGCCGGCCGATTTTTGAAAAGACTGCAGCCTATGGACATTTCGGAAGAGATGACAAGGATTTCACATGGGAAAAATTGGACCTTGTGAAAGCCCTGCAGAAAGAAGTAAAGTAA
- the mqnC gene encoding cyclic dehypoxanthinyl futalosine synthase, which produces MLEQIFKKVREGERLTFEEGMDLFNSNDLLTIGMLADNVRWKKHPKPVITYIIDRNINYTNVCVTECTFCAFYAKVGDEKKSYRLTYEELGNKIQETMDLGGTRILLQGGLNPELGLDYYEDTFRFIKSNYDICLHALSPEEIVFIADQSGLKTREVIKRLVAAGLDSIPGGGAEILVDTVRDKIAPKKCTSDEWLGVMYEAHKLGLKSTATMMFGHVENYEDRLQHMIVVRELQDVTNGFTAFIPWTFQPRNTELAENHDNLREKSSAFDYLKTLAISRLMLDNIDSIQVSWVTQGLKIAQIGLRFGADDFGSLMIEENVVSAAGTKHFSGFSLNHITRAIKNAGFDPVQRFV; this is translated from the coding sequence ATGTTGGAACAGATTTTTAAGAAGGTCCGTGAAGGAGAACGCCTGACATTTGAAGAGGGAATGGATTTATTCAATTCCAACGACCTGCTTACAATCGGAATGCTGGCCGATAATGTCAGATGGAAAAAACATCCCAAGCCGGTTATCACATATATCATCGATAGGAACATTAATTACACGAACGTCTGCGTTACCGAATGCACTTTCTGTGCGTTTTACGCAAAAGTCGGCGACGAAAAAAAGAGCTACAGGCTGACATATGAGGAGCTCGGAAACAAAATTCAGGAGACCATGGACCTCGGCGGGACGAGAATACTCTTGCAGGGCGGCTTGAATCCTGAACTGGGTCTGGATTATTACGAGGATACATTTCGATTCATAAAATCCAATTATGACATTTGCCTTCATGCCCTGTCTCCCGAAGAAATTGTCTTCATAGCGGATCAGAGCGGGTTGAAGACGCGCGAGGTTATTAAGCGACTGGTGGCCGCCGGACTCGATTCGATTCCCGGAGGCGGGGCGGAAATTCTGGTGGATACCGTGCGCGACAAAATTGCACCCAAGAAATGTACCTCGGATGAATGGCTCGGCGTGATGTACGAGGCTCACAAGTTAGGACTTAAATCGACTGCAACCATGATGTTCGGCCACGTCGAGAATTACGAGGACCGGCTTCAACACATGATCGTGGTACGCGAGCTGCAGGACGTGACGAACGGTTTTACGGCGTTCATCCCCTGGACTTTCCAGCCGAGGAACACGGAGCTGGCGGAGAACCATGATAACCTTCGCGAAAAATCTTCTGCATTCGATTATTTAAAGACGCTCGCGATCTCGCGGCTCATGTTAGACAATATCGATTCAATTCAGGTGAGCTGGGTTACACAAGGATTGAAAATTGCACAGATTGGATTGCGATTTGGCGCCGATGATTTTGGCAGCTTAATGATAGAAGAAAACGTAGTGAGCGCGGCGGGCACAAAGCATTTCTCAGGTTTCAGCTTAAATCATATTACGCGCGCGATAAAGAACGCCGGCTTCGATCCGGTGCAGCGTTTCGTATAG
- the hypF gene encoding carbamoyltransferase HypF — protein sequence MVLHGAVQGVGFRPFVYRLAAEMGLNGWVLNSSQGVFIEVEGEKNLLDQFVIRLEKEKPPRAYVQGIETSFLDPVGYESFEIKESNSDGEKSVLVLPDIATCPDCVREIFEPGNRRYLYPFTNCTNCGPRFSIIKSLPYDRPNTTMQKFEMCEECREEYENPGNRRFHAQPNACPKCGPHIELWDRNGGVLAAHHDALLQASEAIKVGKIVALKGIGGFQLLVDARNDEGVKLLRVRKHREEKPFALMYPSLGRLKQECEISEIEERLLLSPEAPIVLLKRMKQEMPQIAPSVAPRNPYLGAMLPYSPLHHILRRQLDFPLVATSGNISDEPICTDESEAIEKLKNIADFFLVHDRPVERHVDDSVVRVMAGRVQIVRRARGYAPFPIENENECRKVVLAVGGHLKNTVAMNSGNNIFLSQHIGDLSTQEALRAFEKVTGDFQKLYEISPKLIAHDMHPDYSSTHFAEKARGEKLRVQHHFAHVASCMAENKLEGDVLGVSWDGTGYGEDGTVWGGEFLLTDGAFYERIATLRSFRLPGSSASIKEPRRTAIGLLYEIFGDELFLMKDLEPIKAFDEGSLAILRQMLAKKLNSPVTTSAGRLFDSVSSIVGLRQVVNFEGQGAMELEFALDGVCSEETYHFELAGSRRQDSVVKKYYDPDFVIDWEPMIREIIFDESRTIPFGLISAKFHNTLVEMIVAVAEQAGREKVVLSGGCFQNKYLTERAVARLSEKGFKPYWHQRVPPNDGGISLGQIFVALNRSKRQGTRSQNQEIRSEELTAEN from the coding sequence ATGGTTTTACACGGTGCGGTACAGGGTGTCGGCTTTAGACCTTTTGTCTATCGGCTCGCTGCGGAAATGGGACTCAACGGATGGGTGCTCAATTCGTCGCAGGGAGTGTTCATAGAGGTTGAAGGCGAAAAAAATCTTCTTGATCAATTTGTAATCCGACTCGAAAAAGAAAAGCCTCCGCGAGCTTATGTCCAGGGCATTGAGACTTCCTTTCTTGACCCCGTCGGTTACGAGAGCTTTGAAATAAAAGAAAGCAACTCTGACGGTGAGAAAAGTGTGCTGGTACTCCCCGATATTGCAACATGCCCGGATTGTGTGAGAGAAATTTTTGAACCGGGCAACCGCAGGTATCTTTACCCTTTTACAAATTGCACGAACTGTGGGCCAAGATTCAGCATCATAAAATCTCTGCCTTACGACAGACCTAACACGACGATGCAAAAATTTGAGATGTGCGAAGAGTGCAGAGAAGAATATGAGAATCCGGGAAACAGGAGATTTCATGCACAACCGAACGCATGTCCGAAATGCGGACCGCACATCGAACTGTGGGACAGAAACGGCGGAGTTTTAGCAGCGCACCATGATGCACTTCTTCAGGCTTCTGAGGCAATAAAAGTTGGAAAGATAGTTGCACTGAAAGGAATCGGTGGCTTTCAGCTCCTTGTGGATGCACGAAACGACGAAGGAGTGAAACTCCTGCGCGTCAGAAAGCATCGTGAAGAGAAACCATTTGCGCTGATGTATCCTTCATTGGGGCGTCTGAAGCAAGAATGTGAAATCTCGGAAATCGAAGAGAGGCTTCTCCTTTCACCTGAAGCGCCGATCGTATTGTTGAAAAGGATGAAGCAGGAAATGCCGCAGATAGCACCGTCGGTTGCTCCCCGCAATCCGTATCTGGGCGCAATGCTCCCTTACTCTCCGCTCCATCATATCCTGCGGCGGCAACTCGATTTTCCTTTGGTTGCAACGAGCGGAAACATCTCGGATGAGCCGATTTGCACTGATGAATCTGAAGCGATCGAGAAGCTTAAGAACATAGCCGATTTCTTCCTTGTGCATGATCGACCTGTTGAGCGGCACGTCGATGACTCTGTCGTGAGGGTGATGGCCGGTCGCGTCCAGATTGTCCGCCGTGCAAGAGGATACGCGCCGTTCCCGATTGAAAATGAGAATGAATGCCGTAAAGTAGTGCTTGCGGTAGGCGGACATTTGAAAAATACCGTGGCGATGAATTCCGGGAACAACATATTTCTAAGCCAGCACATCGGGGATTTATCCACTCAGGAAGCGTTGCGTGCTTTTGAGAAGGTAACGGGGGATTTCCAGAAACTGTATGAGATTTCTCCGAAACTGATTGCACATGATATGCACCCCGATTACTCGTCGACTCACTTTGCCGAGAAGGCGCGTGGCGAGAAGCTGAGAGTTCAGCATCATTTTGCTCATGTTGCGTCCTGCATGGCTGAGAATAAACTGGAAGGAGATGTTCTGGGCGTCTCCTGGGATGGAACGGGATATGGAGAAGATGGCACGGTCTGGGGCGGTGAATTTCTTTTGACCGATGGGGCGTTCTATGAACGAATCGCGACCTTGAGATCATTTCGGTTGCCGGGCAGCTCGGCTTCAATAAAAGAACCTCGGCGCACTGCTATAGGACTCCTCTATGAGATTTTTGGCGACGAGTTGTTTCTGATGAAAGACCTGGAACCGATCAAGGCATTCGATGAAGGATCACTTGCAATCTTAAGACAAATGCTCGCGAAAAAACTGAACTCGCCGGTTACGACCAGCGCCGGACGGCTCTTTGATTCAGTATCTTCAATAGTCGGCTTGCGCCAGGTTGTCAATTTTGAAGGTCAGGGCGCGATGGAATTGGAATTTGCACTGGACGGAGTCTGTTCCGAAGAAACGTACCATTTTGAACTTGCAGGAAGCAGAAGACAGGACTCGGTGGTTAAGAAATACTACGACCCGGATTTCGTAATTGATTGGGAGCCCATGATAAGGGAAATCATCTTCGATGAGTCGAGGACAATCCCTTTCGGATTAATCTCTGCAAAATTCCACAATACCCTGGTTGAAATGATTGTCGCGGTCGCCGAGCAGGCAGGCAGGGAAAAGGTTGTGCTGAGCGGCGGGTGTTTTCAGAATAAATATTTGACCGAAAGAGCGGTCGCGAGGTTGTCTGAAAAGGGATTCAAGCCGTACTGGCATCAGAGAGTGCCGCCAAATGATGGAGGAATTTCGCTCGGGCAAATATTTGTTGCATTAAATAGGAGCAAGAGACAGGGAACACGGAGTCAGAATCAAGAAATCAGAAGTGAGGAGCTGACGGCTGAAAATTAA
- a CDS encoding adenosylhomocysteinase has product MDEVKELYRVKDIKLADEGRKRIAWAESRMPVLMALKEKYTAAKPFKGYKIAGCLHVTKETAVLVKTFVACGAQVSWSGCNPLSTQDSVAAALASEDISIFAWHGMSVKEFYWAIDETIKMKPNLTLDDGADLIFTLHNKYSDLAETVVIGGTEETTTGVHRLRAMAADGALKYPVVAVNDAETKWDFDNVYGTGQSTLDGILRATSILLAGKNIVVAGYGHCGKGVATRAKGLGANVIVTEVKPTAALKATLEGFRVMPMDEAAKIGDIFITATGVKDVVVDRHFEKMKDGAVVCNTGHYDCELNLNHLKGITKKIQEIRPNNEEHMTKDGRRIYVLAQGRLVNLAAAEGHPSEVMDMSFANQFMSQLRLVELHKKGKRLENKVHDIPPEQDQEIALVKLKTMGIKIDKLTPEQVKYQTDYSSGT; this is encoded by the coding sequence ATGGATGAAGTGAAGGAGCTTTACAGAGTAAAAGATATTAAACTTGCAGATGAAGGCAGGAAAAGAATCGCCTGGGCCGAATCAAGAATGCCCGTCCTGATGGCACTGAAAGAGAAGTACACCGCGGCAAAGCCCTTCAAGGGATATAAGATTGCCGGATGCCTTCATGTCACGAAGGAAACTGCGGTGCTCGTCAAGACATTCGTAGCTTGCGGTGCGCAGGTAAGCTGGAGCGGCTGCAATCCTCTTTCCACCCAGGATTCCGTCGCAGCAGCACTTGCATCGGAAGATATTTCCATTTTTGCGTGGCACGGGATGTCGGTAAAAGAATTTTATTGGGCGATCGACGAAACGATAAAGATGAAACCTAATCTGACACTCGACGATGGCGCGGATTTGATCTTCACTTTGCACAACAAGTATTCGGATCTCGCCGAGACCGTGGTGATCGGAGGAACGGAAGAAACGACAACCGGTGTGCACAGACTGCGTGCCATGGCGGCCGATGGGGCACTGAAGTATCCTGTCGTCGCTGTCAACGATGCCGAGACAAAATGGGATTTTGACAATGTATACGGCACGGGTCAATCGACGCTCGACGGTATCCTGCGAGCAACTAGCATTTTGCTTGCCGGGAAAAATATAGTGGTCGCCGGTTACGGCCATTGCGGGAAAGGCGTTGCAACGCGCGCGAAGGGACTCGGCGCAAATGTGATTGTCACAGAAGTGAAGCCTACCGCTGCACTGAAGGCCACGTTGGAAGGTTTCAGAGTTATGCCGATGGATGAAGCTGCAAAGATCGGAGATATATTTATCACTGCGACCGGCGTTAAAGATGTCGTGGTCGACCGCCATTTCGAAAAGATGAAAGATGGCGCTGTCGTCTGCAACACCGGTCATTACGACTGCGAGCTTAACCTGAATCATCTAAAAGGCATCACTAAGAAGATTCAGGAGATTCGCCCGAACAACGAAGAACACATGACCAAGGATGGAAGAAGAATTTACGTACTGGCCCAGGGCAGACTGGTGAACCTCGCGGCCGCCGAAGGCCATCCGTCAGAAGTCATGGATATGTCTTTTGCGAACCAATTTATGTCCCAGCTCAGGCTTGTCGAGCTTCATAAGAAAGGGAAGAGACTTGAAAATAAGGTCCATGACATCCCGCCGGAACAGGATCAGGAAATTGCATTGGTGAAATTGAAGACAATGGGAATAAAGATCGACAAGCTCACCCCTGAGCAGGTGAAGTATCAAACAGATTACAGTTCAGGAACTTAA
- the hypB gene encoding hydrogenase nickel incorporation protein HypB, translating to MSIITIEKKVLQKNDEVAQQNRLVFDKYGIYAINLVSSPGAGKTSLLEKTLEYLKGKIGIAVIEGDVQTDLDARRVSKLGVPVVQIVTNGGCHLEAKLVQDAIVNIHMENVKLLVIENVGNLVCPAGYDLGEAVKVVVASTPEGDDKPLKYPAMFRNASVLIINKIDLVPYLNCDLVQLKKNALQINPNLKVFETSCTTNAGIPDWSEWLLSKAI from the coding sequence GTGAGCATCATAACCATAGAAAAAAAAGTGCTGCAAAAAAACGACGAAGTGGCACAGCAAAACAGACTGGTATTTGATAAATACGGCATCTATGCAATAAATCTAGTGAGTTCACCTGGCGCGGGCAAAACGAGCTTACTGGAGAAAACGCTGGAGTATCTCAAGGGCAAAATCGGAATTGCCGTGATCGAGGGCGATGTTCAGACCGATCTCGATGCGCGGCGCGTCTCGAAGCTCGGCGTGCCTGTTGTCCAGATCGTGACAAACGGCGGATGTCATCTTGAAGCGAAACTTGTTCAGGATGCCATTGTAAATATTCATATGGAAAACGTAAAACTTCTGGTAATTGAAAATGTGGGCAACCTGGTTTGCCCGGCTGGCTACGACCTTGGCGAAGCAGTGAAAGTGGTTGTTGCGAGTACCCCTGAGGGGGACGACAAGCCGTTAAAGTACCCTGCTATGTTTCGTAATGCTTCGGTTTTGATCATTAACAAAATAGATCTTGTGCCTTATCTCAATTGCGACCTCGTACAACTTAAGAAAAACGCACTTCAGATAAACCCGAACTTGAAAGTATTTGAAACCTCCTGTACCACCAACGCGGGAATCCCTGACTGGTCTGAGTGGCTTTTGAGTAAAGCGATTTGA